In the Fibrobacter sp. UWR3 genome, CGTAGATACGGTAGGCTCGCTTGGATTCCGGAGCGGAAAGGCGCAACTGCAGGTGCGTCGCGGAGCCCGATTTCTTCAAGTCCTCGACCAGCGCAGAAGGCATGGGAATCTTCACGAGGGAATCCTTTGCATCAATGGAAAGTTCATACGTGGTATCGGCGGAATTGTCCGCCTCCCATTCCATGAGGCTTTCACGCCAGGCGGAATCCGAGATGTCCTTGATGCTATCGACAAAAGCCTTAGGTTTGCCCTTGCCCACATCGAGTTTCCATTCCACCTTCAGGTCGAGCGTTTCCTTGTACGGGAGAGAATCGGCCGGGAAGTACTTCGCAGAATAGAACGGATTGAGCACGAACAGGGTAACGAACGCCGCCGCGGAATCCGATTTGGACAGAGAATCAATAAATGCAGAATCCCTGAACGCGATATCGAGAACGAGGTCGTGCGTGAGCCCCGCCTGCGTGCCGAAGATTGTCCTGTCGTACGCAGGGAAAACGGTCCTGCCCGCAAACGCCTCCGCCGACACCGGAGTCAGGTCTTCTATAGTAACAGTCTGGACCTTGTAGCTATCGGGCAGGCCCTGGTCTCTAAGCCAGCCGCTGAGCGCCGTATCCTCGGAATCGAACAGGCACGCCGACAGCGTTAACGCCATTACAGCCAAAAAGGACAATAGAACAAATTTTCTCTTTTTCACTCGGTTCTCCGAATCTAGTCTAAAATTCGCCCTATAATATAGAAAATTTGCCCCTTTTTACTATATTTGTCCCCGAAAATCAAGAGGACATTATGGCCCAATTCAACGCGCATTTCAGGAACATCAACGGGGACGACACCTACCCGCTGACCGACGTCATTTACAGGAGCAAGGTGGACGGCAGCCTTTTGGAAGTCGAACACGACCGTGCAGCCCTTGCCAGCAAGAGCCCCGACGAATGGAAGAAGCTCTTTGCCGAACGCCGCATGAGCTTCGAACCGGCCGACATGAGCGGCATCTGGAGCAAGCGCGAAATGGTGCTCCCCGACATGCCGCTCGAAGACATTGTGACGATGCGCGAAGGCTGGAGCCCGCTCTTTGACGCGGCCCCGCTCGCCAAGGAAATGGGCATCAAGAGCCTCAAGGTGAAACTTTGCGGCAACTCCCACACCGGTAGCTTCAAGGACCTCGGCATGACGGTTCTCGTGAGCCAGGTGAACCACATCATCAAGAAGAAAATTCACGAAATCGACGCCGTGGCCTGCGCCTCTACCGGCGACACCTCCGCAGCTTTGAGCGCCTACTGCGCAAAGGCCGGCATCCCGAGCATCGTATTCCTCCCCGCCGGGAAGACCAGCGTCGCCCAGCTGATCCAGCCGATCTCTAACGGCAGCATCGTGCTCGCCCTCGACACCGACTTTGACGGTTGCATGAAGATTGTGCAGCAGGTGACCGCCGACAACCGCATTTACCTCGCGAACTCCATGAACAGCCTCCGCGTGGAAGGCCAGAAAACAATTTCTCCGGAAATCTGCCAGGAAATGGGCTGGAAGGTGCCCGACACCGTGATTATCCCGGGCGGAAACCTGGGCAACGTGAGCGCTTTGGCCAAGGGTTTCGAAGACTGCAAGGCTATGGGCCTCATCGACCGCATTCCGCGCATCATCGTCGCGCAGGCCGAGAACGCCAACCCGTTCTACCAGGCTTACGAACGCGGCTTCGACAAGCTCGTCCCGATGCAGGCGAAGAAGACGCTTGCCTCCGCCATCCAGATCGGCAACCCGGTCAGCTACCCGAAGGCCGTGCGCGCCATCCAGAAGACGAACGGCATGGTCGTAAGCGTCACTGAAGAAGAACTCGCGAACGCCGCCCACCGCGGCGACCGCATCGGTCTCTACTGCTGCCCGCACACGGGTGTCGCCCTCGGCGCCCTCGAAAAGCTCGTTGCCGCAGGCAAGATCGACAAGGAAGAAAACGTGGTCGTCATCAGCACGGCACACGGCCTCAAGTTCACCGAATTCAAGGTCGGCTACCACGAAAAGAAGCTCGAAAACATCTGCTCCAAGTTCGCGAACCCCGTGTTCAAGGCTCCGGCAGACCTCGGCGCCGTCATGGACATCCTCAAAAAAGAGATGACTGAAAGAAGGCGCTAGGATCTAGACCAGCATTTAAAAGGCTCCGCACGGTTGTGCGGAGCCATATTTTTAGATACTCTTGTCCCGCTACGCGGGACTGCGGTATGACGCATGATTGCATACTGCGTATGACGCAAGCATAGCAATACTGCAAGGACTTATTTCTTGTGTTTCTTGCGGCGAACGCCCCACTTATCCTTGATTTCTTCTTCGATCTTCTTCTTTTCGTAACGGACAACCATCTTGAACTGCACCGTGTAAACGCCGGTACCCACGAAGCGGCCGCGATGGTCCTTGAAGTTCCAGTTCACGAAGAGCTTCTGGTCGGAGACAAGGCAGTTTCCGCCGAACTTCGGGCTGTTACAGGGCACCAGGATGGTCGTGTCGTTCACGTACTGTCCCAGGTGGTCATAGTAGTTCACGACGAACGTGATGAACACCTTCTCCGGGTCAAGAGAATCGAGCACGGACGGGTCCACCGTTCCATCGGCAGAGATCTGCGCGCGGTCAAGGAGTTGCGGCACGAACCGCTCGCCCAGTTGCACGAGCTGCCCGAGGGCGCCCTCCTTCTCCATGTCTTCCTTGGT is a window encoding:
- the thrC gene encoding threonine synthase; the protein is MAQFNAHFRNINGDDTYPLTDVIYRSKVDGSLLEVEHDRAALASKSPDEWKKLFAERRMSFEPADMSGIWSKREMVLPDMPLEDIVTMREGWSPLFDAAPLAKEMGIKSLKVKLCGNSHTGSFKDLGMTVLVSQVNHIIKKKIHEIDAVACASTGDTSAALSAYCAKAGIPSIVFLPAGKTSVAQLIQPISNGSIVLALDTDFDGCMKIVQQVTADNRIYLANSMNSLRVEGQKTISPEICQEMGWKVPDTVIIPGGNLGNVSALAKGFEDCKAMGLIDRIPRIIVAQAENANPFYQAYERGFDKLVPMQAKKTLASAIQIGNPVSYPKAVRAIQKTNGMVVSVTEEELANAAHRGDRIGLYCCPHTGVALGALEKLVAAGKIDKEENVVVISTAHGLKFTEFKVGYHEKKLENICSKFANPVFKAPADLGAVMDILKKEMTERRR